Genomic window (Spirosoma sp. KCTC 42546):
GCTGTTCTCTAATAAACCAGCGTCGCCTGCCAGCAAGTCCGCTGCTGCGCCACCTGCCGATACGAAAGTAGCTACCGATGTTTTTGTCGTAAAACGCGAAACGATTACCGACGAACTTCAGACCAACGGTACTATTGCAGCCAATCAGGAAGTCGATTTAGTCAGTGAAGTAGCGCGTAAACTGGTTCGGGCCTATGCCCGTGAAGGTAGCTACGTTGGACAGGGAACCCTGCTCTTCAAATTAGATGACGCTGACCTGCTGGCCAAAAAACAAAAGATAGCCCTTCAGGAAAAGCTGGCGAAGCTCGACGAAAAACGATTCCGTGAACTGCTCGCCACCGAAGCCGTCAACCAACAGGAATACGACAAGATTTTAACCAACCTGAATGTGTTACAGGCCGAGTTAGCCATGGTCGATGTTGATCTGGCGAAAACCGAAATTCGGGCACCTTTCTCGGGTCGGCTGGGTCTGAAGCGCGTTGATGTGGGTGCTTACGTAACCCCTGCTACCGTACTGAGTTCGTTCGACGATTTGAGCCGGGTGGAAATCAACTTCACCATTCCCGAGAAATATGCGTCGGATGTTCGGGCTGGCCAGGCCATTCGCTTTACGACAGAGAATAGCAGCCAGCAATTCGTAGGCAAGGTTACGGCAACAGAACCGAAGCTGGAGGCAAACACGCGGAGTTTGTTGGTAAAAGCTGTTAGCGACAACGCAACCGGCAAACTCGTACCGGGTTCATCGGCCAAAATCGCCTTTGCATTACACGTAGCTCAGGATGGTATTTTGATTCCGACCGAAGCCCTGATTCCAACCGCCAAGGGGTATTCATTGTTCCGAATGAACCAGGGCAAAGCCGAACGCCGGGACGTAAAAACGGGAAGCCGGACCAAAGGCACCGTTCAAATTCTGGACGGCCTATCTATTGGCGATACTGTACTGACCACCAACTTACTACGGCTCGATACGGGCGTACCCGTCACCATTTCAACTGTCAATTAGGCATCTATTGCATTCATTATTGACTTAACATTTACCCAATTATGAGTTTGTCGGGAATTAGTATTCAACGGCCTGTGCTGGCCGGTGTACTCTCTGTATTGATTATACTTTTTGGTTTCGTTGGACTAACCTATCTGGGAATTCGGGAATATCCCGTCACAGATTCACCCATCGTTACCGTTACAACAACCTATCCGGGAGCCAGCCCGGACGTAATTGCCTATCAGATTACGAAGCCACTGGAAGAAGCAATTGGCGAGGCCAACGGCATTCGAACGATCTCATCGGTATCGCGTGAAGCCGCTAGTGTAGTCACGATTGAGTTTAACCTCGACGCCGATCTGGAAGCCGCAGCCAACGATGTGCGTGATAAAGTGACGAAAGCCCGACGCTTACTTCCCGGCGATGTTGATCCGCCCATTGTGGAGAAAGCCAACAGTGGCGACATCGTAATTTTCATGGCGGTGGAAAGCAAAACCCGCAGCATTCTGGAGGTCAGCAATATTGCCTCAACAGTTATTAAAGAGCGGATGCAGACCATTCCCGGCGTGAAGCGGGTGGGTATTGCGGGTGAGAAAAAGTACGCCATGCGGCTCCGAATCGACCCGGCAAAACTGGCGGCCTATCAATTAACGCCGTCAGATATTGAACAGGCCCTACGAAAAGAAAACGTGGATTTACCGTCGGGTCGTATTGAAGGCGACCGAAACGAGTTGACCGTACGAACCCTGGGACGACTCACGAAAGAAGACGATTTCAATAACATGATCGTCAAGCAGGAAGGGAGCAGCATTATCCGTTTCAGGGATATTGGCTACGCCGAATTAGGTGCGGAGAACGAACGAACCGCCATTCTGAACAGTCTGAAAGGGAATTCGCCAACAATAGGCGTCTTTGTTGAACCCCAACGGGGAGCCAACGCCGTAGCTATTGCCGATGAATTTTACCGTCGACTGAAAGAATTACGGAAGGAAATTCCGGCTGATTATCAACTAACTATCGGGAAAGACTTCACCGAACCAATTCGCGACTCGATCTCCGAGGTAGAAGAAACGCTCTTCATCGCCTTTGGGCTGGTTATCCTGATTCTGTTCCTGTTCCTGCGCGACTGGCGTTCGACCATTATTCCGGTTGTGGCTATTCCGGTTTCCATCGTATCAGCCTTCTTCATTATGTATGTGGCTGGCTACTCTATCAACATTTTAACACTGTTAGCCTTAGTATTGGCGATTGGGCTGGTGGTCGATGATGCCATTGTGGTGCTGGAAAACATCTATGCGAAAGTTGAAGAAGGCATGTCGCCTTTGCAGGCTGCGTTCAAAGGATCATCGGAAATCTATTTTGCCGTTATCTCAACAACCATTACACTGGCTGCCGTTTTCCTGCCGATTTTATTTCTGCCGGGGATTACCGGTAAGCTCTTTCAGGAGTTTGCCGTGGTCGTAGCGGGTTCAGTAATCGTGTCGGCCTTTGTGGCGCTGACGCTTTCGCCCATGATGAGCGCGTATCTGCTCAAACGGCACACCAAACCGAACTGGCTCTATCGCACAACGGAACCGTACTTCGTGACGTTGAACCGAGGATATGAAAAGTCGCTGGGCTGGTTTCTGCGCTACCGATGGGTGGCTTTCCCAACGCTTATCGGTACGTTCGGTTTGATCTACTTCATTGGAAAGCAACTTCCTTCTGAACTGGCTCCCCTGGAAGATCGCGCTCAGATCAGTCTGGCCGTGATTGCGCCCGAAGGTTCGTCGTACGAGTACACCGAGAAGTACATGAACGAGATCGCCAAATTCTCGGTCGACTCCACGCAGGGTTTGTTTCAGACCTATTCCATTCTGGCGCTCACTTTTGGACCACCCGCTCCGGTCAACGTTGCTATCCAGAATACCTTCCTTAAGAAAGCCGATCAGCGGGCAACCACCCAGGCCGATGTATTCGCGACCTATTCCCGAAATGCCCAGAATTTCAGAGGAGTTATGGTGTTCCCGGTTCAGCCGCCAACGATTGGTAGCCGGTTTGGTCAATCCCAGCCCGTTCAGTTTGTGTTGCAGGGTACTAATCTAGCCGCCATCACAGATGTATTACCGAAGTTTATGGATGAGGCCAGAAAAAGCCCGATCCTTCGCTTTGCCGACTCCGATCTAAAGGTCAATAAGCCTGAGTTGGTACTTCAAATTAATCGAGATAAAGCCGCCGAATTGGGTATATCCGTTGCCGAAATCGCCCGAGGTCTGCAATTGGCCTTGAGTGGACAACGCTACGGCTACTTCATTTTCAACGACCGCCAATACGAAGTTATCGGTCAGCTCCAACGCCAGGATCGCGATACGCCTTACGACCTCAAATCCATGTACGTACGCACCCGAACGGGCGATGTCGTTTCGCTGGACAACCTGGTTTCGTTTAAAGAAAGCATTAGTCCTGCCGCCATCTACCGCTACGATCAGGCGATTTCGGCAACCATTTCGGCGGGTCTGGTACCAGGCAAAACTATTGGTGACGGCGTTGCCGAAATGAACCGGATTGCCCAAAAAGTATTACCGCCAACCATCAAAACGTCGTTGGCAGGCGAATCCCGCGACTTTGCCGAAAGCTCATCGAGTCTTCTCTATGCGTTCGTGTTCGCGCTGATTCTGATCTATTTGATCCTGGCCGCCCAGTTTGAAAGCCTGATCGATCCGTTTATTATCCTGCTCACGGTACCAATGGCCATGACGGGCGCACTGCTCAGCCTGTGGATTTTCGATCAGACGCTCAACATTTTCAGTCAGATCGGCATCATTACCCTAATCGGTCTGATTACCAAGAACGGTATTCTGATTGTCGAATTCGCCAACCAAAGCAAGGAAGCAGGCCTTAGCCCATTAGAAGCCGCCAAGGTAGCCGCAGCTTCCCGGTTCCGCCCTATCCTGATGACCAGTTTGGCGATGATTTTCGGAACAATTCCGATTGCCCTTACCGAAAACAGCCGCAACTCGCTTGGAACCGTGATCGTTGGCGGACTCCTGTTCGCGGGTTTGCTGACGCTCTACATCATTCCGGCGGTGTATTCTTATTTCTCTCGCGTACCGAAGCATAGGGAGGAAGAAGTGGGCGCATTAGAGCCAATAATTGATCACGCAGAAGCTCTTTAAACTCCCGTTCTCGCTTGGCTATCCGACCGGGCTGGAATTGGTACCTGATCACGCAGAATTGATCTAAGCGCGGGTGTGACCCCGATGGGGTCAGATGTTTATAGCACAAAGGGTCTCTCTATAAACATTTGACCCCATCGGGGTCACACGTAGCCTCGCTCAATACCCGGCCCAATCATTCTTTTTCATTAAAAATCTCATGAAACACATAAATTATATCACCACGCTATCCCTAACAATAGCCCAACTAATCTTGAGCCAGATAGCCCAGGCCCAGGTGCGGCAATTGACAATGGACGATGCGGTCAGGCTGGCGCTTGATAAAAATCGGGACTTGCAAGTAGCTACACTGGAAACGTCGAAATCAGCTCAGAAAGTAGTAGAAGCGCGGGGTTACGCCTTGCCAACTGTGGCGGCTTCGGCACAGTATCTGTATTATTTCAATAAACAGGTGTCGTTCCTGCCCGGCAGCTTTGTCGGCCTCGGCGATGATCAATTGGCGACATTTCGGGTAGGTGGATCGAATGCATTGCTGGGTGGTGTTGCTGTATCGCATCCGCTTTTTCAGGCTAGTGTCCGATCGGGCATCCGAGTTGCGCAAATCGATGAATCAGCTACAGGCGAAGCATTGACGACTGTCCGGGCCAACGTCGTCACGGATGTAAAAAAGGCCTATCTGGACGTACTCATTACGCAGGAGCAACTCCGACTGCAACAGCAAAGCATTGTCCGAAATGAGCAGGCGCTAAAAGATTCCAGGTCATTGCTGGCCCAGGGACGGGTGTCACGCGTCGATACGCTACGGGCCTTCGTTACCGTTGAAAACCTGCGCCCAATGCTCATTCAACTGACAAATCGGATTGGCATCACCAAAACGATTTTAAAGCAAACGATGGGATTAGACGAGCAGGAGGTCATCGAACTTCAGGATTCTCTACGTTATAATGAAGCCCTATTCGCTTCGCCAGGAACAGACGTTTTTCTGGACGCCGTGCAGGCTCGCCCCGAAGTGCGTCGGCTGGAGTTACTGGAGAAACTGAACCAGGAACAAATCGTACAACAGATCGCTGAAAAGCAACCGAAGCTATCGGCCATTGGGCTGGCGCAAGCGCAGTCGCAGGCCAATAATTTCCAGGTGGGAGATTACAAATGGCCGGTTAGTTCATACATAGGGCTACAGGTGAATGTCCCGATTTTCACCGGCTTCCGAACAAACTCCCGCATCCAGCAGGCGCAGATAACCCGTCAGCAAAGCAATACGCAACTGGCTAATCTTAAAGAGATTGTACGAGCCCAGGTGAAAATTGGCTTAGCCAACGTAGAAGAAGCACGTCTTCGGATTCAAACCCAGCAACAAACCATTTCGGTAGCGGAACTAGGCTATCGCATCACCCGCGATCGCTGGAAACAGGGCATTGCCTCCCGGTTAGATATGTCGGATGCTGAACTTTCTCTGACGCAAGCCAAATCGAATTATCTACAGGCCGTATACGATTACCTCACAGCCACAGTTAATCTGGACAAGGTATTGGGAAAGATCAAGTAACACGTCAAAACACATCATGGAAAAAGCTATAAAAGAACTCAGACTTATTCTCACCGTCGAAAATCTGGATGAATTGATCAGTTTCTACCGGGACACAGTTGGCCTGGAAACATCGAAAGAATGGCACGAGGACGCTGGTAACGGGATCATTCTGGATGCAGGCCGGGCATCCCTTGAATTGATCGACGCCAAACATGCAGCCCGGATCGATCAGATTGAAGTAGGTAGCCGGGTTTCGGGGCCTGTTCGGCTGGCGTTGCGGGTTAGCGAGCCTGTTGCCACTGCAACCGAGAAATTAATTGACGGGGGAGCTACTTCGGTTGCCCCGCCCACAACTGCGCCCTGGAGTGAGGTCTCCCGAGTTAAGGCACCAGATGGTATGCAAATCACCTTATTCGCTACCTCTACACTTGCCGATTAGTTTGCTTAAACAGCCGAAGGAAAAATATTATTAGTATGCTTGCATACTAATTTTGAAATGATTTTCTTTGTCGTATAATTAGTATGCAAGCATAATAAACTGACTGCAATATGATTGCGACAGAGCCTAAAGCCTCCATTAAGGGTGGCGAGTTCCTGATCAAAGAAACCGAAGCCGCCAAAGTCTTTATTCCTGAAGAATTTACTGAAGAGCAACTGATGATTGCGGCTACCTGCCGTGAGTTTCTGGAGCGGGAAATCTGGCCACGTCTGAATGAAATCGACAATGCCAAATCGCCAGAGTTGATTTCGTCTTTGATGGACAAAGCCGGTGAATTGGGCATTCTGGGCACATCAGTGCCTGAGCAGTACGGTGGTTTTGGTACCAATTTTAATACGTCGATGCTGGTTGCCGAAGTAACGGGCGCTGGGCACTCGTTTTCGGTAGCCTTATCCGCTCATACAGGGATTGGCACATTACCCATTGTGTATTATGGTAATGACGATCAGAAATCGAAATACCTGCCTCAACTAGCCAGTGGCGAATGGAAAGCGGCTTATTGCCTAACCGAGCCCGATTCTGGCTCGGATGCGAACTCGGGTAAAACGAAAGCCATCCTTTCCGAAGACGGTAAACACTATGTGCTGAATGGTCAGAAAATGTGGATTACCAATGGTGGATTTGCTGACGTATATATCGTGTTTGCGAAGATCGACGAGAACGGGCAAACAGATAAAAACCTGTCAGCCTTCATCGTTGAGCGTACGTACGAAGGCATCACAATGAACGAGCCGGAGCACAAGATGGGTATCAAAGGCTCCGATACGCGTCAGATTTTCTTCAATGATGTGAAAGTACCGGTTGAGAATTTATTGTCGGAACGTGGCAATGGCTTTAAAATCGCGGTCAATATTCTGAATATCGGTCGGATTAAGCTTGGTATTGCAGCCATTGGCGGTTCGAAAGAAGTGCTTAACAATGCCATCCGCTATTCAAACGAGCGCAAGCAATTTAAAACGGCTATCTCTCAGTTTGGTGCCATCAAGCATAAACTGGCCGAGATGGCCCTGAAGATTTATGCGTCCGAAACAGCCTCCTATCGGGCGGGTCAGAACATCGACGATCTGATCGAGGACTTTAAAGGGCAGGGTATGGAAGACGGCCAGGCGAAATTGAAAGCCCTGGAGCAGTTTGCCATCGAATGCGCCATTATGAAAGTCCACGGATCGGAAGTACTGGATTATGTGGTCGATGAAGGCGTTCAGGTATACGGCGGTATGGGCTACTCAGCCGATGCACCCATGGATCGCTCCTATCGCGATGCCCGTATCAATCGCATTTTTGAAGGCACGAACGAAATCAACCGGATGCTCGTGGTGGACATGATGCTGAAACGGGCCATGAAGGGCGAACTCGACCTAATGGGCCCAGCCATGGCCGTTGCCAAAGAAATCATGTCGATTCCAGATTTTGGATCGGATGAGGAAGAAGGCTTGTTCATTGCTGAGAAAAAAGTCTTGAAGAATCTGAAAAAAGCGGCTCTGATGGTATCGGGCGCTGCTGTACAGAAATTCATGATGACCTTATCGAACGAGCAGGAAATCCTGATGAACGTGGCCGATATGGCAATTGAGGTGTACGTAGCCGAATCTGTCTTGTTGCGTGTTGAAAAACTAATTGGCATCAAAGTGGAAGATGCGGTTGCGCTACAAAAGCAAATGGCCTTAGTCTATTTGCACGAAGCGGTTGAGAAAGTCAACAATGCTGGCCGGGCAGCTATCACCTCCTTTGCCGAAGGCGACGAATTACGCGGTATGTTGATGGGTCTGAAACGGTTCACCAAAATTGAGCCGATGAACCTCAAAGACGCCCGCCGTCAGATTGCCGACGCCATGATTGCCGAGAACAAGTATATTTTTTAAGTATAATCGACAGCTAAATACCGCGAGCCAGCCCACAAGGTTGGCTCGTTTTTTTGTAAGGAAACCTAGTTCAACCCTACTGACATACCGCTGTCACTACCCCACCCGACCTTTGTTGCGGTCATTCACAAATTCCCAACAAATCATGACAACGCAACTGACAATTCCCGAAAACGCTTTATCTGAAAAAGAAACACAGCCATTCACCGCACTCACATTTACGACTCGCACCACCTTACAGACGCTGTCGCAATATGCGCCCAGTGTTGCTATGGAACTCTATAAAGAAGCCAGTCGACTTAATTTGGACATCGCAGGCCCGATTCAATGGATTTATACGGATGCCACTGGCGACGTAACCAAAGAGTTTCAGTTGGAGATTGTCTTACCCATTCGCCAATCGGGCGAGCAATCGGCCGAATTTTCGTACCAGGAGTTTCCCGCATTTCGCTGTTTATCTTACACACACACAGGCCCCTGGAGTGAATTCGGCGAGTTATATGATGTCCTTTTTGGCCAGTTTCACCGGGATGGCAATCAGACAGATGGGCGCGTTCGTGAGGTGTACACTGTCGTTGATTTGGAGCATATGGAAAATTGCGTAACCGAGATCCAGATTGGGCTCCTGTAAACTCACTTTTTAAATAGTAAACGATCTGGTACCGAAGCTGGTAGAAAACCCGGCTTCGGTACTTTTTTATGGACTCCAGCGCGTATCGTGGTTTACGCAGCTTAACCGAGTCTTAGAACGGCCTATTCATGAAAAATCAGCAATCCAATTCCCGGCGAACCTTCCTGCGTAATCTGGGCGCGAGCGCATCGGCTCTGTCGCTACCCCTGCTCGGCTATGCCGATAATCAACTTGTTCAGAACGAATCCAGTGGTCTTTATTCATTCCTGACAAACCCTGATACCAAAGGCCTGGGGCAACCTGGCCGCAAGTTAGGCATTGCCCTGGTTGGCTTAGGCTACTACAGCACGAACCTACTGGCTCCGGCTTTACAACAAACGCAAAACTGCCGCCTGGCGGGTATTGTAACGGGCACGCCGTCAAAAGCCGACGAATGGATGAAGAAGTACAACATTCCGAAGGAGAACGTCTACGACTACAAAACCTTTGATCGAATTGCGGATAACAAAGATATTGATGTGGTCTATGTCGTGCTTCCTAACTCGATGCACGAAGAATACGTTGTTCGAGCAGCCAAAGCGGGCAAGCACGTCATTTGCGAAAAACCCATGGCTATTACGCCAAAGGCCTGCCAGAATATGATCGATGCCTGCAAAAAGGCGAATAAGCAACTGGCCATTGGTTACCGGCTTCACTACGAGCCATTCACCAAAGAGATTATGCGCTTAGGCCAGGAAAAAGTATTTGGAGCCGTCAAATTCGTGGAGAGCAGTGATGGCTTCCGCAGTGGCGATCCTAATCAGTGGCGTCTGAAGAAAAGTATGGCGGGTGGCGGCCCGCTCATGGATGTTGGCATCTACGCCATCCAGGGAGCCCGGTACGTAACGGGCGAAGAACCTATTTCGGTGACAGCCCAGTTTGCCCCGAAAACAGATCCTGTAAAATTCAAGGATGTTGAAGAGACGATGTTCTGGCAGTTTGAATTTCCGAGCGGGGCGGTTTCCAACTCAACCACTAGCTATGCGTCGGGTGTTGAACGGTTGTATGCTTCCTGCGAGAAGGGCTGGTTTGAATTATCGCCCGCGTTCGGCTATGGACCACTGAAAGGCCGTACCAGCAAAGGGCCCATCGAGATGCCGGTTGTGAACCACCAGGCCGCCCACATGGACGGTGTGTGTAAAGACCTCCTTGACGGCAAGCAACTACCCAGTCACGTTACCGGCGAAGAAGGCTTAAAGGATGTGACCTTGTTACAGGCCATTTATCAGGCCGCCGAAACAGGGAAGAAACTTAAGTTGAAAGCGTAAGATGTGAATGGATAATGAATAATGTAAAATGAATAATATCTAACGTGCTAATTATTCATTTTACATTATCCATTATCCATTCACATAAAATCTAATCCTCTCGCACCCGAATGTTAGCCTGAACTACACTCGCCGTTCTGCTGCGAACGGCAGAGGTCATAAAAAAGCCCGTTGCTGTTCGTCCGGTAACATTCGTATTGATGATATTCGTCGGAACATTAGCTGGAGGTGTGGCAAACAGGCCGCCATTTGTAATCTGAGTTCGCAGTTGCTGCCAGAATGTAAATGCGTCCTGCGTTAACGAATGAACCTCTACCTTCACCACGTCATTCAGCGCATACAGGCTGTCGGGATTGACTGACCGACGGATGGGAACAATAAACGCCAGCCCATCGGCAACACTTGAGTTACTGCCAAACACCCCATCCTGTGAGGTAATAATATTTCTGGGTTTATTCTGCAACTCACCATTCTGGAAGAATCGAATCCGGTAATAGTCCACCCGATTAGGGAAGTCAGTAGCATAAAACTCAGCCCGGTAGCCTTCTGTTTTTGACAAAGGGTTGAGCTTCCGTTTCACAAAAATGATCGAGTCGATGGGAGGCACCGGGTTCATTTTCGAGCTAGCCTTGTACGTTTCGCCCTGATAGGTAATTGTTAGTTGGTAGCTTCGTCCAATGTGGCCTAAGGTATCTTTCCCAGCTGGTTGCCAAACGTATTTACCTGTATTTGTAGGATCTACAAACTGATAAGTTTTCCCGGCATCGTCAGCAACCGTAACCGTTGCGCTGGTTGCGGCTGGCGCGGTACTATTATCAAAATAGGGCGCTGTTGTTGTTAGTGTAATCGTTTGTGAACCAGGCTGATCGGTTAGTATACCCTCTACCGAAAGCCGAATTGGTCCCGTATCGAGTTTCGCATCAATAACGGTGGTGCAGCCGTTCAGGCCTAGAACACCAATTAGTAAGGCTAAAAATATATAGTATCGTTGCATATGTAGTATCGACCCAGCGGGTCGGGTGTTTATCAATATATCGGCCGACCCAGAGGGTCGGCGCTACTAAAATTTGAAATTATAGGTCACCGAAGGGATGATTGTCGCGAACACAGAATAGCGAATGGCTTCGGTAACCTGTGGATTGTCGGCGTTCGGCTGGAAATAAACCGAAAACGCATTTTTGCGTGCGTACGCGTTATAAACCGAGAAGACCCAGTTATCTTCTTTTCGTTTACCCGGACGTTTGCGTCCTTGTAGGGTGGCCGCCAGATCGAGTCGGTGATAAGCCGGAATCCGGTAATTGTTGCGGCCGTCGTAGATTGGCCCTACGTAATCGCCAAACACAAATCGACCCGTTGGAAAGGTGCCTGGCGTACCACTGGCATAGGTAAATGTGGCCGAGAAGTTCCAGCGTTTGGCATTTGGCGGATCAAACAACAGCACAGACGTCAGCGTATGTCGTTTATCGAAACGAGTCGGGTACCAGTTATCATTGTTGATTCCAGCTACCTGCCGCTCGGTTTTGGCTAGTGTATAGCTAATCCAACCATTAACTACCCCGGTGTTTCGCTTAATGAAAAACTCAGCTCCATAGGCCCGTCCTTTGCCACTGAGCAAATCCCCTTCGAGGTATTTGTTTAAGATCAGGCTCGCTCCATCAATGTAGTCAATCTGATTCTGTAGCCATTTATAATAGACCTCCACCGAAGCTTCGAACTCACTACCGGCTCCCTTCGTGCGTCCAAAGTTCTTAAAGAAACCACCAGCAATCTGATCCCCAACCTGCGGCTTAATGTTATTGGTAGAGGGCGTCCAGATGTCTAAGGGTGTTGATGCAGTTGTATTGGAAATCAGGTGGATATACTGCGCCAGCCGGTTGTAGCTTAATTTGAGTGAGCTATTATCAGTCAAATCGTATTTGGCGGCAAAACGCGGCTCCCAGTTACCATACGTCTTTACTACATCCCCTCCCCGATACGCCACAGTTGTGACAACTTCTCGCCGGGTTCCCAGGGGTACATCAGTCTGGAATGTATACGCTTCTCCTGGCCCAACGTAGTTGAATAAGGAATAACGAAGGCCATATTGAAGCTGTAGTTTAGTAGTCAGTTGTTGTTCATTTCCAACATAAAGCGCGGCCTCGAAAGCATGTTTATTCGCTATCCCAAATGAACGGACACTTCCCGAACTGGCAGCTGTAGCCGTACCAGGTTGAAAATCATGAATGATAGCCTGTCCGCCAAACGTAATCGTATTCTTCCCCAAAAACAGGGAAAAATCAGGTTTCAAACTATAATCGACAATTCGGGAATCAGTTCGAAAATAGTCATTCGGCGTTTTCTGTTTCAGGTCGGTATTCAGCGAATAGTCGTAATTGCTGTAGTAGGCCGTTGTATTCAGGAATAGCCGGTCGCTGAATACATGGTTCCAGCGGGCCGAAAGCGTCGTGTTTCCCCAGTTGAAACCAAAGTCGGCACCAAACACATCGCGCCCCAGATAGCCCGATAGAAACACGGTATTTTTATCGTTGATATGGTAGTTACCTTTAGCGGTAAGATCGTAAAAATAGAATTTAGCTCCTTTCAAATCGCTGTTTAGAAAGGGTTGGGCCAGAATATCCGCATACGAACGTCGTGCGGCTACAATAAACGATCCTTTTCCTTTAAATAAGGGACGCTCGTACGATAAACGGCTAAAAATAAGCCCAATACCTCCGTTCAATTCTGGTTTCTTGGCATTCCCTTCTTTTAATCGAACATCCAGGATCGATGCAATCCGCCCCCCGTAGTTGGCAGGGATGCCGCCCTTGATGAGTTTCACATCTTTTACAGCATCAGG
Coding sequences:
- a CDS encoding VOC family protein, with the translated sequence MEKAIKELRLILTVENLDELISFYRDTVGLETSKEWHEDAGNGIILDAGRASLELIDAKHAARIDQIEVGSRVSGPVRLALRVSEPVATATEKLIDGGATSVAPPTTAPWSEVSRVKAPDGMQITLFATSTLAD
- a CDS encoding efflux RND transporter permease subunit; protein product: MSLSGISIQRPVLAGVLSVLIILFGFVGLTYLGIREYPVTDSPIVTVTTTYPGASPDVIAYQITKPLEEAIGEANGIRTISSVSREAASVVTIEFNLDADLEAAANDVRDKVTKARRLLPGDVDPPIVEKANSGDIVIFMAVESKTRSILEVSNIASTVIKERMQTIPGVKRVGIAGEKKYAMRLRIDPAKLAAYQLTPSDIEQALRKENVDLPSGRIEGDRNELTVRTLGRLTKEDDFNNMIVKQEGSSIIRFRDIGYAELGAENERTAILNSLKGNSPTIGVFVEPQRGANAVAIADEFYRRLKELRKEIPADYQLTIGKDFTEPIRDSISEVEETLFIAFGLVILILFLFLRDWRSTIIPVVAIPVSIVSAFFIMYVAGYSINILTLLALVLAIGLVVDDAIVVLENIYAKVEEGMSPLQAAFKGSSEIYFAVISTTITLAAVFLPILFLPGITGKLFQEFAVVVAGSVIVSAFVALTLSPMMSAYLLKRHTKPNWLYRTTEPYFVTLNRGYEKSLGWFLRYRWVAFPTLIGTFGLIYFIGKQLPSELAPLEDRAQISLAVIAPEGSSYEYTEKYMNEIAKFSVDSTQGLFQTYSILALTFGPPAPVNVAIQNTFLKKADQRATTQADVFATYSRNAQNFRGVMVFPVQPPTIGSRFGQSQPVQFVLQGTNLAAITDVLPKFMDEARKSPILRFADSDLKVNKPELVLQINRDKAAELGISVAEIARGLQLALSGQRYGYFIFNDRQYEVIGQLQRQDRDTPYDLKSMYVRTRTGDVVSLDNLVSFKESISPAAIYRYDQAISATISAGLVPGKTIGDGVAEMNRIAQKVLPPTIKTSLAGESRDFAESSSSLLYAFVFALILIYLILAAQFESLIDPFIILLTVPMAMTGALLSLWIFDQTLNIFSQIGIITLIGLITKNGILIVEFANQSKEAGLSPLEAAKVAAASRFRPILMTSLAMIFGTIPIALTENSRNSLGTVIVGGLLFAGLLTLYIIPAVYSYFSRVPKHREEEVGALEPIIDHAEAL
- a CDS encoding GyrI-like domain-containing protein, with the translated sequence MTTQLTIPENALSEKETQPFTALTFTTRTTLQTLSQYAPSVAMELYKEASRLNLDIAGPIQWIYTDATGDVTKEFQLEIVLPIRQSGEQSAEFSYQEFPAFRCLSYTHTGPWSEFGELYDVLFGQFHRDGNQTDGRVREVYTVVDLEHMENCVTEIQIGLL
- a CDS encoding acyl-CoA dehydrogenase family protein produces the protein MIATEPKASIKGGEFLIKETEAAKVFIPEEFTEEQLMIAATCREFLEREIWPRLNEIDNAKSPELISSLMDKAGELGILGTSVPEQYGGFGTNFNTSMLVAEVTGAGHSFSVALSAHTGIGTLPIVYYGNDDQKSKYLPQLASGEWKAAYCLTEPDSGSDANSGKTKAILSEDGKHYVLNGQKMWITNGGFADVYIVFAKIDENGQTDKNLSAFIVERTYEGITMNEPEHKMGIKGSDTRQIFFNDVKVPVENLLSERGNGFKIAVNILNIGRIKLGIAAIGGSKEVLNNAIRYSNERKQFKTAISQFGAIKHKLAEMALKIYASETASYRAGQNIDDLIEDFKGQGMEDGQAKLKALEQFAIECAIMKVHGSEVLDYVVDEGVQVYGGMGYSADAPMDRSYRDARINRIFEGTNEINRMLVVDMMLKRAMKGELDLMGPAMAVAKEIMSIPDFGSDEEEGLFIAEKKVLKNLKKAALMVSGAAVQKFMMTLSNEQEILMNVADMAIEVYVAESVLLRVEKLIGIKVEDAVALQKQMALVYLHEAVEKVNNAGRAAITSFAEGDELRGMLMGLKRFTKIEPMNLKDARRQIADAMIAENKYIF
- a CDS encoding TolC family protein, translated to MKHINYITTLSLTIAQLILSQIAQAQVRQLTMDDAVRLALDKNRDLQVATLETSKSAQKVVEARGYALPTVAASAQYLYYFNKQVSFLPGSFVGLGDDQLATFRVGGSNALLGGVAVSHPLFQASVRSGIRVAQIDESATGEALTTVRANVVTDVKKAYLDVLITQEQLRLQQQSIVRNEQALKDSRSLLAQGRVSRVDTLRAFVTVENLRPMLIQLTNRIGITKTILKQTMGLDEQEVIELQDSLRYNEALFASPGTDVFLDAVQARPEVRRLELLEKLNQEQIVQQIAEKQPKLSAIGLAQAQSQANNFQVGDYKWPVSSYIGLQVNVPIFTGFRTNSRIQQAQITRQQSNTQLANLKEIVRAQVKIGLANVEEARLRIQTQQQTISVAELGYRITRDRWKQGIASRLDMSDAELSLTQAKSNYLQAVYDYLTATVNLDKVLGKIK
- a CDS encoding efflux RND transporter periplasmic adaptor subunit translates to MKTLNNRTKSLIAGIVAFTVALFFITPKLFSNKPASPASKSAAAPPADTKVATDVFVVKRETITDELQTNGTIAANQEVDLVSEVARKLVRAYAREGSYVGQGTLLFKLDDADLLAKKQKIALQEKLAKLDEKRFRELLATEAVNQQEYDKILTNLNVLQAELAMVDVDLAKTEIRAPFSGRLGLKRVDVGAYVTPATVLSSFDDLSRVEINFTIPEKYASDVRAGQAIRFTTENSSQQFVGKVTATEPKLEANTRSLLVKAVSDNATGKLVPGSSAKIAFALHVAQDGILIPTEALIPTAKGYSLFRMNQGKAERRDVKTGSRTKGTVQILDGLSIGDTVLTTNLLRLDTGVPVTISTVN